The Fusarium musae strain F31 chromosome 10, whole genome shotgun sequence DNA window GTATCACTGGTTGCGTGACATCGACCTTCTTCCAAGAGAAGTCCAATATGCCTCAATCCGTCTGGCTAGTAACAGCTACTACTTCGGGCCTCGGTGCCGCAGTAGTGCAGAACCTCACCGCGAGAGGCGATAAGGTCCTCGCGACGGGAAGAGGGGCAACGGAACGGCTCAAACATTTGCAGTCTGACGATGTAtttcttctcgatcttgatgtTACTGCGCCTCGAGCAGAGATCGACGAGCAAGTAAAGAAAGCCTGGGATGTTTGGGGACGTATCGATGTTCTCTTGAACAACGCTGGTATTTCAGCACCAAAGAGTATTGAGGAGGCAGAGTAGGCTCCCCGACGCGACATTGGTGAAGATTACTGACAGTCTCGTAGCGACGACTTTGTTCGTAACGTCTTCGATGTCAATCTCTTTGGAACGCTACATGTTACTCAAGCTATCCTACCATACTTCAGAGCCCAACAAAGCGGCACCCTCGCTTTCATCGGAGCTGGCGTGGGCTGGGGTCCGTTGCCTTTCTTGGGCCACTATGCCGCTTCAAAAGCTGCTCTCGGTGCCTTTGTCGAATGCCTAGCCAAGGAAGTCCGACGATTCAATGTTCgctgcatcatcttcgaACCTGGCGGTTTCCCGTCTCAACTTGGCCAACCTCGTGAAGGTTCAGTCGAAGGATTTGGAAAGTACAAGCCTGCTATAGATGCTTATAACCCCGGGTTCGAGGAGTTGATGGACGTGTTCATTTCGGATATTGGCCCGAATGTCCCTGGTGATATCAGCAAGCTGTCAGAG harbors:
- a CDS encoding hypothetical protein (EggNog:ENOG41) yields the protein MPQSVWLVTATTSGLGAAVVQNLTARGDKVLATGRGATERLKHLQSDDVFLLDLDVTAPRAEIDEQVKKAWDVWGRIDVLLNNAGISAPKSIEEADDDFVRNVFDVNLFGTLHVTQAILPYFRAQQSGTLAFIGAGVGWGPLPFLGHYAASKAALGAFVECLAKEVRRFNVRCIIFEPGGFPSQLGQPREGSVEGFGKYKPAIDAYNPGFEELMDVFISDIGPNVPGDISKLSERIVDCVKVEGASAGRPEPVRVILGSDALRLIEQKCKEQLELASNWEDVSLSTDRDGHDHIASKGMLRFSSIL